Proteins from a genomic interval of Candidatus Babela massiliensis:
- the gatB gene encoding Asp-tRNA(Asn)/Glu-tRNA(Gln) amidotransferase subunit GatB — MIDKKLAYNNYEVNIGIEVHVQLNTKSKIFCPCNNNFSENPNTNICQICTGQPGTLPVMNKEVITSAIKAGLGTNCDIAYISKFDRKHYFYPDLPKNYQITQNYIPICSNGYVQIRLEDNSIKNIPIVRIHIEEDAGKNIHGQYNESFVDLNRAGTPLLEIVTGPEISSSYEAKEYLKQLRLIMLYLKISTANMEEGAFRADTNISVRKKNTQTLGTKCELKNINSFKFIGDAIEYEIQRQIELLESGQRVIQETRLWDTNKKKTVVMRNKEEAADYRYFNDPDLPYIKIEQEEINNIKQNLPVLPNQKFEILVSKNGLTQAEAEILVNDTELLSYYEEASKYTQSKHLINWILRNLLSTVKEQKIPLNQCKITPKRLAKLIDLYDKNLINNRAAQEIFEIMSQDETKDPIDIVKEKGLEQIEDTAELEKIIKGIVEANPKQVEQYKSGKTKLFGFFVGQAMQKTQGNADPQILNELLKKYLD; from the coding sequence TTGATTGACAAAAAATTAGCTTATAATAATTACGAAGTAAATATAGGTATAGAAGTTCATGTACAATTAAACACAAAAAGCAAAATCTTCTGCCCTTGTAATAATAATTTTAGCGAAAATCCTAATACAAACATATGTCAAATTTGTACAGGACAACCAGGTACATTACCTGTAATGAACAAAGAGGTTATTACTAGTGCTATTAAAGCAGGTCTTGGCACTAATTGCGATATAGCTTACATATCTAAATTTGATAGAAAGCATTATTTTTATCCGGATCTACCAAAAAATTATCAAATAACACAAAATTACATACCTATATGCTCTAATGGTTATGTGCAAATTAGATTAGAAGACAATAGTATAAAAAATATACCAATTGTTAGAATTCATATAGAAGAAGATGCAGGTAAAAATATTCATGGTCAATACAACGAGAGTTTTGTAGATCTAAATAGAGCAGGAACACCTTTACTTGAAATAGTAACCGGTCCTGAAATATCAAGCTCATATGAAGCAAAAGAATACTTAAAACAACTTAGACTTATAATGCTATATTTAAAAATTAGTACTGCAAACATGGAAGAAGGAGCATTTAGAGCTGATACTAACATCTCCGTTAGGAAAAAAAATACTCAAACTCTAGGGACTAAATGCGAACTCAAAAATATCAACTCTTTTAAATTTATTGGCGACGCTATTGAATATGAAATACAACGTCAAATAGAATTGCTTGAATCCGGTCAAAGAGTCATTCAAGAAACAAGATTGTGGGATACTAATAAGAAAAAAACTGTAGTAATGAGAAACAAAGAGGAAGCAGCAGATTATAGGTATTTTAACGATCCTGATTTACCATACATCAAAATTGAACAAGAAGAAATAAATAATATAAAACAAAATCTACCTGTATTACCAAATCAAAAATTTGAAATACTAGTATCAAAAAATGGATTAACTCAAGCAGAAGCAGAAATCCTGGTAAATGATACAGAACTTCTTAGCTATTATGAAGAAGCCTCAAAATATACTCAAAGTAAGCATTTAATTAATTGGATTTTAAGAAATCTTCTTTCAACAGTTAAAGAACAGAAAATTCCACTTAACCAATGCAAAATTACTCCTAAACGGCTTGCAAAACTTATCGATTTATATGATAAAAATCTAATTAATAATAGAGCCGCTCAAGAAATATTTGAAATCATGAGCCAAGATGAGACTAAAGATCCAATAGATATAGTAAAAGAAAAAGGACTTGAACAGATAGAGGATACAGCAGAGCTAGAAAAGATAATTAAAGGGATAGTAGAAGCTAATCCAAAACAAGTAGAACAATATAAATCAGGCAAAACTAAATTATTTGGATTCTTTGTTGGACAAGCTATGCAAAAAACTCAAGGAAACGCAGATCCACAAATACTAAACGAATTACTTAAAAAATATCTTGATTGA